A genomic segment from Lutibacter sp. A80 encodes:
- a CDS encoding redoxin domain-containing protein yields MFFCFQIASIGQQKQAVSITFKAPSFKTNMYYLAGYYGKYTVLLDSTKANLKGEINFKKNKKYTEGIYMLVNADKQIVTEFIIDKQQQFSISLNLEHPDKTTIENSETNTLFFEFNTLLKQNNLQIQELTKQLAAATTNKDSADIKGKISTLNKSIIAYKSNIIQKDPDNVLSLLFNLSKPIEHYFNEVTLATKQDSITYLKDHFFEGINFNDERLLRNPFLETKITTYFNVLVPRTADAITKEIFTILNNTGDKNNSMFSYLSIFFANTYANPKVMGNDRVFVNIYNNYFKDKTYSWLTEQQKIFLNTTNAHLKDNLIGNKAKNLFMTSIDGQTLNLHDVNAPYIVVIFWDPSCGHCVKELPKINQWYLKDLKNKGTKIYAVNLNPDLKKEWVDFIEKEHLNDWIHVSPTKVVYGDYSKEEVDFQTLYNVVQTPVIYLLDSTKTFRAKNISVENYIHIINQLQP; encoded by the coding sequence ATGTTTTTTTGTTTTCAAATAGCTTCAATAGGTCAACAAAAACAAGCAGTTTCCATTACATTTAAAGCCCCTTCTTTTAAAACCAATATGTATTATTTGGCTGGTTATTACGGAAAATATACCGTATTATTAGATTCTACAAAGGCAAATTTAAAAGGTGAAATTAATTTTAAAAAAAATAAAAAATACACAGAAGGTATTTATATGTTAGTTAATGCCGACAAACAAATTGTAACTGAGTTTATTATAGATAAACAACAACAGTTTTCAATTTCATTAAATTTAGAACATCCAGACAAAACTACCATTGAAAATTCAGAAACAAACACGCTTTTTTTTGAATTTAACACTTTATTAAAGCAAAACAATTTACAAATACAAGAACTAACAAAACAATTAGCAGCTGCTACAACTAATAAAGACAGTGCAGATATTAAAGGTAAAATATCTACACTTAATAAATCTATAATAGCATACAAAAGCAATATCATACAAAAAGACCCTGATAATGTTTTATCGTTACTTTTCAATCTTTCAAAACCTATAGAACATTATTTTAATGAAGTAACACTGGCTACAAAACAAGATTCGATAACTTATTTAAAAGATCATTTTTTTGAAGGAATAAATTTTAACGATGAACGTTTATTAAGAAATCCATTTTTAGAAACTAAAATTACGACCTATTTTAATGTTTTAGTCCCTAGAACTGCTGACGCTATTACAAAAGAAATTTTTACAATTTTAAACAATACTGGAGATAAAAATAACAGCATGTTTTCGTACCTCAGCATATTTTTTGCAAATACATATGCAAATCCAAAAGTGATGGGGAACGATCGTGTTTTTGTCAATATTTACAATAACTATTTTAAAGATAAAACCTATAGCTGGCTAACAGAACAGCAAAAAATATTTTTAAATACCACAAACGCACATTTAAAGGATAATTTAATTGGTAACAAAGCCAAGAATCTTTTTATGACATCTATTGATGGACAAACATTAAATTTGCACGATGTTAACGCGCCCTATATAGTAGTTATATTTTGGGATCCATCTTGCGGCCATTGTGTTAAAGAGCTTCCAAAAATAAACCAATGGTATCTTAAAGATTTAAAAAACAAAGGCACTAAAATATATGCAGTAAATTTAAATCCGGATTTAAAAAAAGAATGGGTAGATTTTATTGAAAAAGAACATTTAAACGATTGGATTCACGTATCCCCTACAAAAGTTGTATATGGAGATTATTCTAAAGAAGAAGTAGATTTTCAAACATTGTACAATGTTGTACAAACGCCTGTTATATATTTATTGGATAGTACAAAAACATTTAGAGCAAAAAATATTAGTGTAGAAAACTACATTCATATTATAAACCAATTACAACCTTAG
- a CDS encoding gamma carbonic anhydrase family protein translates to MIIRELNGVKPTFGDDCFLAENCVIIGQVTMGNQCSIWYNAVIRGDVHYIKMGDKVNVQDGAVIHATYQKYPTNIGNNVSIGHNAMVHGCTIHDNVLIGMGSIVMDDCVVESNSIIAAGAVVTKGTHVESGTIYAGIPAKKVKDISQELISGEIDRIANNYVKYSGWYKE, encoded by the coding sequence ATGATTATTAGAGAATTAAATGGAGTAAAACCAACTTTTGGTGATGATTGCTTTTTAGCTGAAAACTGTGTAATTATTGGTCAAGTTACTATGGGTAATCAATGTAGTATATGGTATAACGCTGTTATTCGTGGCGATGTACACTATATTAAAATGGGAGATAAAGTTAATGTACAAGATGGTGCAGTAATTCATGCAACCTATCAAAAATATCCAACAAATATTGGAAATAATGTTTCTATCGGTCATAATGCTATGGTACACGGTTGTACAATTCACGACAATGTTTTAATTGGTATGGGATCTATTGTTATGGACGATTGTGTTGTGGAAAGTAACTCTATAATTGCAGCTGGTGCTGTTGTAACTAAAGGAACTCATGTTGAATCAGGTACTATTTATGCTGGTATTCCTGCTAAAAAAGTTAAAGACATTAGTCAAGAGTTAATTTCTGGTGAAATTGATAGAATTGCAAATAATTACGTAAAATATTCGGGCTGGTATAAAGAGTAG
- a CDS encoding type IX secretion system membrane protein PorP/SprF, with protein sequence MKNYSVFILIYVLIASVKLEAQETLPIYSDYLSDNVFLVHPSAAGFRDCGNLRVTARNQWSGIKDAPSLQTLSVHSKFGTNAGLGLVIFNDKNGYHSQQGIQATYAYHLDLGRLEDYKKLSFGLSFMMVNNKLDESSFNIPDPVISQIVQSEGYFNADFSMAYHNIDFFGYFTIKNLMLNARNLYNSDYESLNLRRYLLSFGYYFDYYKNRRTIEFEPSVMIQYIERTNEKFIDLNMKVYRQLPTAKLWAAFSYRRGFDVVDANQINYLTPIVGVNFEKYMLSYTYTKQTGEILFDDASYHQITLGFNFGCTGSRRFWNERGGKTNRMF encoded by the coding sequence ATGAAAAATTACAGTGTTTTTATACTTATTTATGTTTTAATTGCTTCAGTTAAACTCGAAGCACAAGAAACGCTTCCAATATATTCAGATTACTTATCTGACAATGTTTTTTTGGTGCATCCTTCTGCCGCAGGATTTAGAGATTGTGGCAATCTAAGAGTAACTGCTAGAAACCAATGGAGTGGAATAAAAGATGCGCCTTCACTACAAACCTTAAGTGTACATTCTAAATTTGGAACAAATGCAGGTTTAGGATTGGTTATTTTTAATGATAAAAATGGCTATCACAGTCAACAAGGTATACAAGCAACTTATGCCTATCATCTAGATTTAGGAAGGTTAGAAGATTATAAAAAATTATCTTTTGGATTGTCTTTTATGATGGTAAATAATAAACTTGACGAATCTTCATTTAATATTCCAGATCCAGTAATTTCGCAAATTGTTCAAAGTGAAGGATATTTTAATGCAGATTTTAGTATGGCTTACCATAACATAGATTTTTTCGGCTATTTTACAATTAAAAATTTAATGTTGAATGCTAGAAATTTATACAATAGTGATTACGAATCGTTAAACCTTAGAAGGTATTTGCTCTCTTTTGGTTATTATTTCGATTATTATAAAAATAGAAGAACTATTGAATTTGAACCTTCTGTAATGATTCAATATATTGAAAGAACAAATGAAAAATTTATAGATCTTAATATGAAGGTCTATAGGCAATTGCCTACAGCAAAATTGTGGGCGGCTTTTTCTTATAGAAGAGGTTTTGATGTAGTTGATGCTAATCAAATAAATTATTTAACTCCAATTGTGGGGGTAAATTTTGAAAAATATATGCTTTCTTATACGTATACAAAACAAACTGGTGAAATATTATTTGATGATGCAAGCTATCATCAAATAACATTAGGGTTTAATTTTGGTTGTACTGGTTCTCGAAGATTTTGGAACGAAAGGGGAGGCAAAACAAATAGAATGTTTTAA
- a CDS encoding LytTR family DNA-binding domain-containing protein, translating into MKVLIIDDEKRSRHLLSNLIVEHCSDILEIQEAQDLASGVALIKVTNPDIVFLDIEMPNQSGLEILEYFPDNIDFKIIFVTAYNQYAIEAFKMSAIDYLLKPLDVLELKEAISKAQEAITASNLNGQLNQLRKSLKQLSVDKIALEIPKGILFTSHKDILYFEADGMYTNVQLTTGKQKTICKPLKHFVQQLANNSMFFKCHRSYLINLKYVDELVKGDGDYLLMSNQKRIPVSKSKRDHFLEVIKEIFL; encoded by the coding sequence ATGAAAGTTTTAATAATTGACGATGAAAAACGTTCTAGGCATTTATTGTCTAATTTAATTGTGGAGCATTGTAGTGATATATTAGAAATACAAGAAGCTCAAGATTTAGCTTCGGGAGTTGCTTTAATAAAAGTTACTAATCCAGATATTGTTTTTTTAGATATTGAAATGCCCAATCAAAGTGGGTTAGAAATTTTAGAATATTTCCCTGATAATATCGATTTTAAAATAATATTTGTTACAGCATACAATCAATATGCTATTGAAGCTTTCAAAATGTCCGCTATAGATTATTTGCTAAAACCTTTAGATGTTTTGGAGCTTAAAGAGGCTATTTCTAAAGCACAGGAAGCAATAACAGCAAGTAATTTAAATGGTCAGTTAAATCAATTGCGTAAATCTTTAAAACAACTTTCTGTAGATAAAATAGCACTTGAAATTCCTAAAGGCATATTGTTTACATCGCATAAAGATATTTTATATTTTGAAGCAGATGGAATGTATACTAATGTACAATTAACAACAGGTAAGCAAAAAACTATTTGTAAACCTTTAAAACATTTTGTACAACAATTAGCAAATAATTCAATGTTTTTTAAATGTCACCGATCGTATTTAATTAATTTAAAATATGTTGATGAATTGGTGAAAGGCGATGGAGATTATTTATTAATGAGCAATCAAAAACGTATTCCTGTTTCAAAATCTAAACGCGATCACTTTTTAGAAGTTATTAAAGAAATATTTTTATAG
- a CDS encoding histidine kinase translates to MQNLLKKTLPKVFFFFFLIHAFGQNPVSYNLLDKSDLPDTVFYDLIEDDNNNILLSAAKGLFRYNGNTYQKIINQEQYGSSVFGLKKDSKGKIWCNNIYGQIFYIEKDSLRLFLDVNTLVKGQLSPFVIRENSVRVFTSQGIFDIAKSNKKITKIFDGLVVSVANYKEASYAFIINEGINNKKDGGVYKITGNSIEKILNIDKYKNVQSPYVFAFKDNVFVSFKNNESNLIYYINSKNNKLKILKTPDEIKHVKIYNVLEFNANYWFLTTSGVFIYAFENDTLQLVDKMFKNESITDVEVDFNNNYWFTTLDNGIFVVPNLNFKRVDITITNDKAISACSLENNRFVVGTNKGKLLFYEESKLLKTIQLPGQKIIGNLFYDIAKKQLIVSINASDSFVIDLKTDKVIDSKNKFSVAKTISKLDNDNLFYGNYKEGIVYYKPYKKDSSQTIRSSRVISSVVANKHLFVSYIDGVFKYNISNFSAEELKFNNKKFLVGSLTKTKNVVWLATQHNNLLKYENDTLVPVENLIPKDHHINVIKADSDELWIATDNNLFNYQTKTNILKRLGAQEGIDIAINKFIFLQDKLVILLPNTLYILPKGNKLFKNYKTSKVEIKKIFINYKDTLISSYYKLPYNYNNIRLDFNSSGYLSTNYVRYKYRVKEIDTLWKEIPLKTQFINFNSLPSGTYTVELQAKNVSSNKAVFIDPITFIIQKPFWQTFWFYLLVLIIIIALIWSYFKWRLQQKELQRVVEIDKILMDKKITNLRLENLRSQMNPHFIFNALNSIQDYIVSNKKELASSYLVKFSRLIRMYLVYSQQNEITLQEELNALKLYLELEKVRFEEELDYTIFIDKKLNTNQIKVPSLFIQPYVENALKHGLLHKSKDRKLKVEAKIITRNTLQITIEDNGIGRVQSEKNKRLNQHHKPFATQANKERVYLYKNKLKRNIVIDIIDLYSNNKATGTKVVIIMTI, encoded by the coding sequence ATGCAAAATTTATTAAAAAAAACACTGCCTAAAGTATTTTTTTTCTTTTTTCTGATACATGCTTTTGGTCAGAATCCAGTAAGTTATAATTTGTTGGATAAATCTGATTTACCAGATACAGTATTTTATGATCTTATTGAAGATGATAACAATAATATATTGTTATCTGCAGCTAAAGGCCTGTTTAGATATAATGGAAATACTTATCAAAAAATAATTAATCAAGAGCAATATGGAAGCTCTGTATTTGGATTAAAAAAAGATAGCAAAGGGAAAATATGGTGTAATAATATTTACGGACAAATTTTTTATATTGAAAAAGACAGCTTAAGATTATTTTTAGATGTTAATACATTGGTTAAAGGGCAATTGTCTCCTTTTGTTATAAGAGAAAATAGTGTTAGGGTATTTACTTCTCAAGGAATTTTTGATATAGCAAAATCTAATAAAAAAATCACTAAAATTTTTGATGGATTAGTGGTAAGTGTTGCTAATTATAAAGAGGCTTCTTACGCATTTATTATTAATGAAGGAATTAATAATAAAAAAGATGGAGGAGTCTATAAAATTACAGGTAATTCAATAGAAAAAATATTAAATATTGATAAGTATAAAAATGTGCAATCGCCCTATGTGTTTGCTTTTAAAGACAATGTATTTGTTAGCTTTAAGAATAATGAGAGTAATTTAATTTATTATATTAATAGTAAGAATAATAAATTAAAAATTCTTAAAACTCCCGATGAAATAAAGCATGTGAAAATCTATAATGTTTTAGAATTTAATGCTAATTACTGGTTTTTAACAACATCTGGTGTCTTTATTTATGCGTTTGAAAATGACACTTTACAGTTAGTAGATAAAATGTTTAAAAACGAATCTATTACAGATGTTGAAGTAGATTTTAATAATAATTATTGGTTTACAACGCTAGATAATGGAATATTTGTAGTGCCTAATTTAAATTTTAAACGTGTAGATATAACCATAACAAACGATAAGGCAATTTCGGCTTGTAGTTTAGAAAATAATCGATTTGTTGTGGGTACAAATAAAGGTAAGTTATTATTTTACGAAGAATCAAAACTACTTAAAACAATACAATTACCAGGTCAAAAAATTATTGGAAATTTATTTTATGATATTGCTAAAAAGCAACTTATAGTAAGTATTAATGCTTCTGATTCTTTTGTTATTGATTTAAAAACGGATAAGGTAATTGATTCAAAAAATAAATTTTCAGTTGCTAAAACTATATCAAAATTAGATAATGATAATTTATTTTATGGTAATTATAAAGAAGGAATTGTTTATTATAAACCATATAAAAAAGATTCATCACAAACAATTCGGTCTAGTCGTGTAATTAGTTCTGTAGTCGCTAATAAGCATTTATTTGTTTCGTATATAGATGGGGTGTTTAAATACAATATCTCAAATTTTTCAGCAGAAGAACTTAAGTTTAATAATAAAAAATTCTTAGTAGGGAGTTTAACTAAAACTAAAAATGTTGTTTGGCTTGCAACACAGCATAATAATTTACTAAAGTATGAAAATGACACGTTAGTTCCAGTTGAAAATTTAATTCCAAAAGATCATCATATTAATGTTATTAAAGCAGATTCGGATGAGCTTTGGATTGCTACCGATAATAATTTGTTTAACTATCAAACAAAAACAAATATACTTAAGCGTTTAGGGGCTCAAGAAGGAATAGATATAGCAATAAATAAGTTTATTTTTTTACAAGATAAATTAGTAATACTTCTGCCAAATACGTTGTATATTCTACCTAAAGGCAACAAGTTATTTAAAAATTATAAGACTTCTAAAGTTGAAATAAAAAAGATCTTTATTAATTATAAGGATACGCTAATTTCATCGTATTATAAGTTGCCTTATAATTATAATAATATTAGGTTAGATTTTAATTCAAGTGGTTATTTATCAACTAATTATGTTAGGTATAAGTACCGTGTAAAAGAAATAGATACGCTTTGGAAAGAAATACCTTTAAAAACTCAATTTATAAATTTTAATAGCCTTCCTAGTGGTACATATACAGTTGAGTTGCAAGCTAAAAATGTGAGCTCAAATAAAGCTGTTTTTATAGATCCAATTACGTTTATAATTCAAAAGCCTTTTTGGCAGACCTTTTGGTTTTATCTATTAGTTTTAATAATTATAATAGCGCTTATTTGGAGCTATTTTAAATGGAGGTTACAGCAAAAAGAATTACAACGTGTTGTAGAAATTGATAAAATTTTAATGGATAAAAAAATCACAAATCTTAGATTAGAGAATTTGCGTTCACAAATGAATCCTCATTTTATTTTTAATGCTTTAAATTCTATACAAGATTATATTGTATCCAATAAAAAAGAATTAGCGAGTTCGTATTTAGTAAAGTTTAGCCGTTTAATTAGAATGTATCTTGTGTACAGTCAGCAAAATGAAATAACATTGCAGGAAGAGTTAAATGCATTAAAATTGTATTTAGAATTAGAAAAAGTTCGTTTTGAAGAAGAGTTAGATTATACTATTTTTATAGATAAAAAATTAAATACAAATCAAATAAAAGTTCCATCTTTATTTATACAGCCTTATGTAGAAAATGCTTTAAAACATGGTTTACTACATAAATCTAAGGATAGAAAATTAAAAGTTGAAGCTAAAATTATTACAAGAAATACATTACAAATTACTATTGAAGATAATGGAATTGGCAGGGTGCAATCTGAAAAAAATAAGCGATTAAATCAGCATCATAAACCTTTTGCAACTCAAGCAAACAAAGAACGTGTTTACTTATATAAAAATAAATTAAAGCGTAATATTGTAATTGATATTATAGATTTATACAGCAATAACAAAGCAACAGGAACCAAGGTAGTTATAATAATGACAATTTAA
- a CDS encoding M1 family aminopeptidase produces MFTTIFKHELKYWFKKPSFYIYLAIFFVIALFAAASAAGIFDSLTVSTGSSKIVNSPMNLNGMFNGLTILIYFLFPSIIGVSIFRDFKSEMHTILYSYPFTKANYLFGKFLSSFLIVTIIVLVIGLGIFIGFRVPGTNPEIVGNFRFIAYLHSYLIYIIPNVFLFGAIVFATVTFTRNISAGFIVVVMLMLIQGVSESLLRDIDNRFLSALLDPFGAQAANYYTRYWTVAEQNELLIPFKGVVIYNRLLWMAIATVVFGLVFKYFSFSQNAVTFSFRKQKAARVTKSNFGGITRIELPKVSYNFSFLQNLKTSWRLSNLDFKFIIRSWPFLSILLVGLIFILIMSISLGEISGTKTYPTTWQMLLYPGNTFSLFINILTFLYAGMLVQRGKMTRSNHLIDVTPIPNWTLLLSKFVALLKMQLVLLFVIMLGGIIFQMYRGYYNFEIDQYLYELLVIKFIHFAIWAFLAICIQTLVGNAYLGLFILLVISIGLPFLSFAGIEQSIFKYNQGPGYSYSDMNGYGAFFSSYITYKIYWFFTGIILFIVSALFWVRGLPHSFKERLYIAKKRFKGVYLVGFVVFFVAFLSLGFRIYYENNILNERTSAKERELLQVDWEKKYKKFQNKIQPRIVAVNVNFDIYPKELDFRAEGIYTMVNKSSEKIDSILLNHNNYPSTFTFNKENTLVLEDTIQNFNIYKLENTLFPGDSLQLTFQVKNKPNTFLRIHSDVKENGTFINNKVLFPSLGYVSDGELRDDKVREKYGLPKNELRPFPTDSTALGNTYISNDSDWIDFEATVSTSKDQIAIAPGYLQKEWVKDGRRYFHYKMDSKILNFYAFNSARYEVKKDTWNDVNLEIYYHKGHEYNLDRMLDGMKASLEYNSKYFSPYQHKQARIVEFPRTDGSFAQSFPNTIPFSEGVGFIADVDDSAKGGVDYGFAITVHELAHQWWAHQVIGADVKGATMLSESMADYVKLKVLEHQHGKKKMRKYLKESLDEYLQGRTLEQKRESPLMYNDGQMYIHYKKGSLVFYALSDFIGEENLNAAIKKYVEKVKFQEPPYTTSTEMVEYIKEATPDSLQYVIKDMFETITLYKNRIVDVKSTELEQGKYQVDIEFNVSKYRLSDKGKRIYGEKVGDTLSYKTDKMRKPELSLPLKDYVEIGVFYDEEIDGEKEEVELYLKKHKITSINNKVSIIVNKKPTEVGVDPYNKLIDNNSEDNRREL; encoded by the coding sequence ATGTTTACTACAATATTTAAACACGAATTAAAATATTGGTTTAAAAAACCTTCATTTTATATATATTTGGCTATCTTTTTTGTGATAGCTCTATTTGCTGCTGCTAGTGCAGCAGGTATTTTTGATTCACTTACGGTAAGTACAGGTTCTTCAAAAATTGTAAATTCTCCAATGAATTTAAATGGAATGTTTAATGGGCTAACCATTTTAATTTATTTTCTATTTCCATCTATAATTGGGGTCTCTATTTTTAGAGATTTTAAGAGCGAAATGCATACAATTTTATATTCATATCCGTTTACAAAAGCGAATTACTTATTTGGAAAATTTTTAAGTTCATTTTTAATAGTTACTATAATTGTATTAGTTATTGGTTTGGGAATTTTTATTGGTTTTAGAGTTCCAGGAACAAACCCAGAAATTGTAGGTAACTTTAGGTTTATAGCATACCTGCATTCTTATTTAATTTATATAATACCAAATGTATTTTTATTTGGAGCTATTGTATTTGCAACCGTAACTTTTACCCGTAATATTTCTGCTGGCTTTATTGTAGTTGTAATGTTAATGTTAATACAAGGAGTTTCGGAAAGTTTATTGCGTGATATTGATAATCGATTTCTTTCTGCATTGTTAGATCCGTTTGGGGCTCAGGCTGCAAATTATTATACGCGTTATTGGACCGTTGCTGAACAAAATGAATTATTAATACCTTTTAAAGGTGTTGTTATTTATAATCGTTTGCTATGGATGGCTATTGCAACTGTAGTTTTTGGATTGGTGTTTAAATATTTTTCATTCAGTCAAAATGCAGTAACATTTAGTTTTAGAAAACAAAAAGCAGCGCGTGTTACTAAAAGTAATTTTGGAGGAATCACAAGAATTGAATTGCCAAAAGTTTCGTATAATTTCTCGTTTTTACAAAATTTAAAAACATCTTGGAGACTTTCTAATTTAGATTTTAAATTCATTATAAGAAGTTGGCCTTTTTTAAGTATTTTATTGGTTGGCCTTATTTTTATTTTAATAATGTCTATTTCCTTGGGTGAAATATCAGGTACAAAAACCTACCCAACAACTTGGCAAATGTTATTATATCCTGGAAATACTTTTTCTTTGTTTATAAATATTCTTACGTTTTTGTATGCTGGAATGCTTGTGCAAAGAGGTAAAATGACAAGATCTAATCATTTAATAGATGTAACTCCAATTCCAAATTGGACCTTGTTATTATCTAAGTTTGTGGCTTTGTTAAAAATGCAATTAGTACTGCTATTTGTAATTATGCTTGGAGGTATTATTTTTCAAATGTATAGAGGTTATTATAATTTTGAAATAGACCAATATTTGTATGAATTATTAGTTATAAAATTTATTCATTTTGCTATTTGGGCTTTTTTAGCAATCTGTATTCAAACATTGGTAGGTAATGCGTATTTAGGTTTGTTTATATTGTTGGTGATTTCTATTGGATTGCCTTTTTTAAGTTTTGCAGGGATTGAACAATCTATTTTTAAATACAATCAAGGACCAGGTTATTCGTATTCAGATATGAATGGTTACGGAGCATTTTTTAGCAGCTATATTACTTATAAAATTTACTGGTTTTTTACCGGAATTATATTGTTTATTGTTTCTGCCTTATTTTGGGTTAGAGGCTTGCCACATTCATTTAAAGAACGGTTGTATATAGCTAAAAAACGTTTTAAAGGTGTTTATTTAGTTGGTTTTGTAGTGTTTTTTGTGGCTTTTTTAAGCTTAGGTTTTAGAATCTATTACGAAAACAATATTTTAAACGAAAGAACTTCCGCTAAAGAACGCGAATTATTACAAGTTGATTGGGAGAAAAAATATAAAAAATTTCAAAATAAAATACAGCCAAGAATTGTTGCTGTAAATGTAAATTTCGATATCTATCCAAAAGAATTAGACTTTAGGGCTGAGGGAATTTATACTATGGTGAATAAGTCTTCAGAAAAAATTGATAGTATTTTATTAAATCACAATAACTACCCAAGTACCTTTACTTTTAATAAAGAGAATACGTTGGTTTTGGAAGATACTATTCAGAATTTTAATATTTATAAATTAGAAAATACGTTGTTTCCAGGTGATAGTTTACAGTTAACTTTTCAGGTGAAAAACAAACCGAATACATTTCTTAGAATTCATTCAGATGTAAAAGAAAATGGAACATTTATAAATAATAAAGTGTTGTTTCCTTCTCTGGGTTATGTAAGTGATGGAGAACTTAGAGATGATAAAGTTCGTGAAAAGTATGGCCTGCCAAAGAATGAGTTAAGACCTTTTCCTACCGATTCAACGGCCTTAGGAAATACCTATATTTCAAATGATTCTGATTGGATAGATTTTGAAGCAACTGTTAGTACTTCTAAAGATCAAATTGCAATTGCTCCAGGCTATTTACAAAAAGAATGGGTTAAAGATGGAAGACGTTATTTCCATTATAAAATGGATAGTAAAATATTGAACTTTTATGCCTTTAACTCTGCTAGATATGAAGTAAAAAAAGATACTTGGAACGATGTTAATTTAGAAATTTACTACCACAAAGGACACGAATATAATTTAGATAGAATGTTAGATGGAATGAAAGCTTCTTTAGAGTACAATTCTAAATATTTTAGTCCGTACCAACACAAACAAGCCCGTATTGTTGAGTTTCCTAGAACCGATGGAAGTTTTGCACAATCATTTCCAAATACCATTCCTTTTTCTGAAGGTGTTGGTTTTATTGCAGATGTAGACGACTCGGCAAAAGGTGGGGTAGACTATGGTTTTGCCATTACGGTGCACGAATTAGCGCATCAATGGTGGGCGCATCAAGTAATTGGTGCCGATGTAAAAGGAGCCACAATGTTATCTGAAAGTATGGCAGATTATGTAAAGTTAAAAGTGTTAGAACATCAACACGGTAAAAAGAAAATGCGTAAGTATTTAAAAGAATCTTTAGATGAATATTTACAAGGTAGAACTCTAGAACAAAAAAGAGAAAGTCCGTTAATGTACAACGATGGTCAAATGTATATTCATTACAAAAAAGGTTCTTTAGTTTTTTATGCTTTAAGTGATTTTATAGGTGAGGAAAATTTAAATGCAGCCATAAAAAAATATGTAGAAAAAGTGAAGTTTCAAGAACCACCTTATACCACTTCAACAGAAATGGTTGAGTATATAAAAGAAGCAACACCAGATTCTTTACAGTATGTAATTAAAGATATGTTTGAAACAATTACATTGTACAAAAACAGAATTGTTGATGTAAAATCAACCGAATTAGAGCAGGGGAAATATCAAGTAGATATTGAGTTTAATGTAAGTAAATATAGACTTAGCGATAAAGGAAAACGTATTTATGGTGAAAAAGTAGGAGATACACTTTCTTATAAAACGGATAAAATGCGAAAACCAGAACTATCACTTCCGTTAAAAGATTATGTGGAAATTGGTGTTTTTTATGATGAGGAAATAGATGGAGAAAAAGAAGAAGTAGAGCTTTATTTAAAAAAGCATAAAATAACTTCAATAAATAATAAAGTAAGTATTATTGTAAATAAAAAACCTACCGAAGTTGGTGTAGATCCGTACAATAAACTAATAGACAATAATTCTGAAGATAATAGGAGAGAGCTTTAA